A genome region from Oryctolagus cuniculus chromosome 20, mOryCun1.1, whole genome shotgun sequence includes the following:
- the DIO3 gene encoding thyroxine 5-deiodinase — MPRQAASRLVVGEGDRAQGASGPAATMLRSLLLHSLRLCAQTASCLVLFPRFLGTAFMLWLLDFLCIRKHILGRRRRRGQPEPEVELNSDGEEVSPDDPPICVSDDNRLCTLASLRAVWHGQQLDFFKQAHEGGPAPNSEVVLPDGFQSQRILDYAQGNRPLVLNFGSCTUPPFMARMSAFRRLVAKYQRDVDFLIIYIEEAHPSDGWVTTDSPYVIPQHRSLEDRVRAARVLQQGAPGCALVLDTMANSSSSAYGAYFERLYVIQSGTIMYQGGRGPDGYQVSELRAWLRRYDQQLRGARPRRV, encoded by the coding sequence CCTGCGGCCACCATGCTCcgctccctgctgcttcactccctgcgGCTCTGCGCCCAGACCGCCTCGTGCCTCGTGCTCTTCCCGCGCTTCCTGGGCACGGCTTTCATGCTGTGGCTCCTCGACTTCCTGTGCATCCGCAAGCACATcctgggccgccgccgccgccgggggcAGCCCGAGCCCGAGGTGGAGCTCAACAGCGACGGCGAGGAGGTGTCCCCCGATGACCCGCCCATCTGCGTGTCGGACGACAACCGCCTGTGCACGCTGGCGTCGCTCCGGGCCGTGTGGCACGGCCAGCAGCTGGATTTCTTCAAGCAGGCGCACGAGGGCGGCCCGGCGCCCAACTCCGAGGTGGTTCTGCCTGACGGCTTCCAGAGCCAGCGCATCCTCGACTACGCCCAGGGGAACCGCCCGTTGGTGCTCAATTTCGGCAGCTGCACCTGACCGCCGTTCATGGCGCGCATGAGCGCCTTCCGACGCCTGGTCGCCAAGTACCAGCGCGACGTCGACTTCCTCATCATCTACATCGAGGAGGCGCACCCCTCCGACGGCTGGGTCACCACTGACTCCCCCTACGTCATCCCGCAGCACCGCAGTCTGGAGGACCGGGTCAGGGCGGCCAGGGTGCTGCAGCAAGGCGCGCCGGGCTGCGCCCTGGTGCTGGACACCATGGCCAACTCCAGCAGCTCGGCCTACGGCGCCTACTTCGAGCGCCTCTACGTCATCCAGAGTGGCACCATCATGTACCAGGGCGGCCGAGGCCCCGACGGCTACCAGGTCTCGGAGCTGCGCGCTTGGCTGCGGCGCTACGACCAGCAGCTGCGTGGCGCCCGGCCCCGGCGGGTGTAA